Proteins from one Panthera leo isolate Ple1 chromosome D1, P.leo_Ple1_pat1.1, whole genome shotgun sequence genomic window:
- the CD59 gene encoding CD59 glycoprotein — protein sequence MITMGSQGFILLVLLLILAVLCHSGHSLTCYSCVAPVSGNCTKTSVCSSNLDSCLYIEAEPKSYYYQCWKLADCSFEHISASFGLQKLQYRCCQQDLCNRSFGTTVSGKMALLVTPLLAAAWNLCL from the exons ATGATCACGATGGGAAGCCAAGGATTCATCCTGCTGGTGCTCCTGCTCATCCTGGCCGTCCTCTGCCATTCAG GTCATAGCCTGACATGCTACAGCTGTGTGGCACCAGTGAGTGGTAACTGCACTAAGACCTCCGTTTGTTCATCGAATCTTGACTCGTGTCTCTACATTGAAGCCG AGCCCAAATCCTATTACTACCAGTGCTGGAAGTTGGCGGACTGCAGTTTCGAGCACATCTCAGCTTCCTTCGGGCTTCAGAAGCTCCAGTACCGCTGCTGCCAGCAGGACCTGTGTAACAGGAGCTTTGGCACCACTGTCTCTGGGAAGATGGCTCTGCTGGTGACCCCGCTGCTGGCAGCAGCCTGGAACCTTTGTCTCTAA